The window ATTAAAGTTAAATATAGGTTAACTAAAATAGATAAGTTAAGTAGGACTCGACAAAAAAAAGGTATGGATAACGAATATAAATTAttaaaaggaaaagaaatttatattttattcgtGAGCTAGGCCGAATGAAGTTCCAAGAAGGTCCCTAGAATTGTGCTCTAACCATATAACTGCACACTATAAATGATCATCACCTCCATTCTTTTATCATCAAATCAAATCCAACTAAACAGTTAGAAAATGGTAAAGGTTCCAAGAATCAAATTGGGTTCACAGGGTTTAGAGGTGTCAGCTCAAGGTTTGGGTTGTATGGGTATGTCTGCTGTTTACGGACCCCCAAAACCCGAGCATGACATGATCAACCTCATCCATAACGCCATTGATGCTGGTGTCACCCTATTGGACACATCCGATGTCTATGGCCCTAACACCAATGAAATCCTACTTGGAAAGGTCATACTCTTTCTAAACTTATAATTGCTTGTTAAAAAGTACATGATTTCAGTAATTAAACGGACTTATTTACATGCAATGCAGGCTTTGAAGGGAGGAAAAGTAAGGGAAAATATGGAGGTAGCTACCAAATTCGGGATTAAGTATGAGAATGGAAACTATGAGGTGTATGGTGATCCGGCATATGTTAGGGCTGCTTGTGAAGGTAGCTTGAAGCGGCTTCAGATTGATTGCATTGATCTATATTATCAGCACCGGATGGACACTCGTGTGCCCATTGAAATCACGGTATGTTTGATTTCAGATTACTCATTTCATGTTTCTGTTTCCTAATTAACCTATGAGATTGTTTTGTTTACTTGAAAAGATGGGTGAAATGAAGAAACTGGTGGAAGAAGGGAAGATAAAATACGTAGGATTATCAGAAGCTTCGGCTTCTACCATTAGAAGAGCCCATGCTGTGCACCCGATAACTGCTGTTCAACTAGAGTGGTCTTTATGGTCCAGGGATGTCGAACATGAAATTGTTCCTACTTGCAGGTTATCATTattcgacttttttttttttagtttaaaaggctaaataatataatatttcaAACACTATATATAATCGTTTTGATCATGAATTGATAAACTAATAAAAGGATTCAAATTTGTATCCCTGCTTTTTATCAGAGAACTAGGCATTGGAATTGTGGCGTACAGTCCTCTAGGACGCGGATTTCTTTCATTGGGTCCGAAGATGGCTGAGAATTTGGCAGAGGGCGATTTCCGTCAGGTCTGCACAAAACAAATTGAATCAGATTCTTTATGaattataatataaaatcatTAAATTGAGCTTGAgcttgtgtttatatatatatacttaatctTTTTGTAGAATCTACCAAGGTTCCAACCTGAGAATCTTGAAAATAACAAAATGTTGTATGAGCGAGTTAGCGCGATTGCAGTAAAAAAAGGGTGCACCCCATCACAGCTAGCATTGGCATGGGTCCACAATCAAGGTAATGATGTTGTGC of the Lactuca sativa cultivar Salinas chromosome 6, Lsat_Salinas_v11, whole genome shotgun sequence genome contains:
- the LOC111885308 gene encoding probable aldo-keto reductase 4 — protein: MVKVPRIKLGSQGLEVSAQGLGCMGMSAVYGPPKPEHDMINLIHNAIDAGVTLLDTSDVYGPNTNEILLGKALKGGKVRENMEVATKFGIKYENGNYEVYGDPAYVRAACEGSLKRLQIDCIDLYYQHRMDTRVPIEITMGEMKKLVEEGKIKYVGLSEASASTIRRAHAVHPITAVQLEWSLWSRDVEHEIVPTCRELGIGIVAYSPLGRGFLSLGPKMAENLAEGDFRQNLPRFQPENLENNKMLYERVSAIAVKKGCTPSQLALAWVHNQGNDVVPIPGTTKIENLRQNIGALSVKLTPEDMAELESIASADAAKGDRYMDGFPTYLNSDTPPLSSWKA